The sequence below is a genomic window from Nicotiana tomentosiformis chromosome 6, ASM39032v3, whole genome shotgun sequence.
aattcgctgAGTAGAATTTGCCACATGAACCCGTTCATGTGGGATCCGCACATCCCCGCATGTATTTCTACCAACAGTTTGGTTGCTTCGGCGGCGTCTATATATCTTAGCAAACCTGAGAATGGGGTCCTCTTATACAAGACTTCCCCATTGAGGAAAAAGTGGTTTGCCAGCCTCATGTGAGCTCATttttgaccattagtagcattTTCTGGGAACTCCTGGGTCGCGACAAACTTCTTGATATAGTGATACCAAGGTTTACCATCTGGTTCTTCATTTACATGGAAGCAATAGGCATGTTTATCCTTGATTTCTATCTCGACGGGGTCGATGCAGTTCTCGTCTGGATGCTGAATCATAGATGATAAGGTCGCAAGGGTGTCAGCCAACTCGTTCTGAATTTTGGGGACGTGCTTGAACTCAAtatttgtgaacttcttgcacaGCTCCTTCATGCAGTGCAGGTACGGCagtatcttgacattcttggttGACCATTCTCGTTGGACTTGGTGGATCAGGAAATCAGAATCTCCTttgaccaaaagttctttgatgttcatgtcgaTCGCCATTCTGATTTCGAGGATGCATAGCtcgtattcagccatattattggtacacggGAATTGTATCTTTGCCGACGCTGAATAGTGTTGTCTAGATTCCAAAATTAGCACTTCCCCAATTCCGACTCCTTTGAAATTTGTTGCTCAATCGAAAAATATCCTCCATCCAGGGTACGATTCTGCAATATCTTCTCCGGTAAATAGTacctcttcatcgggaaaatatgTGGTAAGTGGTTTGTAATCCCCATCCACCGGATTCTCGGCGAGGTGGTTAGCTAAATCTTGTCCTTTGATAGCCTTCtaagttatgtacacaatgtcaaatttgcTGAGGAGAATTTGTCACTTAGCTAGCTTCCCAGTAGGCATTGGCTTCTGAAAAATATACTTGAGCGGATCGAGCCAAGATATCATATGCGTGGTGTATgctgacatgtaatgccttagCTTCTGAGCAATCCAGGCCAGAGCACAAAAAATGCGTTCTATCAAAGTATACTTGGGTTCgcatggtgtgaacttcttgcttaagtagtagatggcctgctcctttctcccaGTTTCGTCGTGTTGCCCCAAGACACAGCAAAAGGCATTGTCCAAGACTGACAAATAGAGCAACAATGGTTTCCCTGGTTCAGGGGCAACTAGCACTGGTGGGTTTGAAAGATACTCTTCGATTCTATCGAAAGCTTTCTGGAATTCCTCCATCCATTTTGTGGCAGCATCCTTCTTTAACAGTTTGAAGATGGGTTCACAGATTACTGTGGACTGGGCTATGAAGtgactgatgtaattcaatcttccCAAGAAACTCATGACATTTTTCTTGCTCTTTGGTGGTGGTAATTCCTGGATGGCCTTGATTTTCGACGGATCCAGTTCTATCCCTTTCCTGCTTACAATAAAACCTAATAGTTTTCCAGCCGGGACTCGGAACACGCATTTTACTGGATTCAGTTTCAAATCATACCTTCGTAAGCATtcaaaaaatttcctcaagtcgtcCAAATGCCCTGAAATCCtagattttatgatgacatcatccatatACACTTC
It includes:
- the LOC138894130 gene encoding uncharacterized protein is translated as MAIDMNIKELLVKGDSDFLIHQVQREWSTKNVKILPYLHCMKELCKKFTNIEFKHVPKIQNELADTLATLSSMIQHPDENCIDPVEIEIKDKHAYCFHVNEEPDGKPWYHYIKKFVATQEFPENATNGQK